Below is a genomic region from Miniphocaeibacter halophilus.
ATATTGTTGAAGCCCCTACTATAATTGTAAAGATTAATAAAACATTTCTTACGTGTAAATTTTTTATATTTCTAAAAATCAAAAATACCAATGCAACAAAACTAAATAACAAAAGTACACCAAAATCATTGTAGTCCCTTAATAATGACAATCTTCTACTATAATAGGTCCTTTTGAAAATCAATAAATATATCCATGTGTAAGGAATAATAACTATAGATGGTAAGGATAAAAATTTTAATAGTGTATTTAATTTATCCCCAACACTTTCTCTATTTAAATAAAGTAAATACAAAAATAATAAAAGTAGCATATAGGCTATATTTTCATACTTAATAATTGCTATTTCCATATTTTTAGTATAGTAAAAACTCAATATTCCAAAAATTACATATAAAATGATTAATATAAATAAAAAACCTATTTCTTTTAATTGATTTCTTGCTGCATAAAAGATATTTTTACTCATATTTATAGGATTAATTATAAAAGCCAATAGAAATATTGCAGAAGCTAGTATTATACCTATTTTAAATGAACTGTATTCATCTAATATTTTTAATCCAACACCTAGTTCAGAAATTAGTAAAGATATTGTAATTAAAAGGATACTAGAAAATAAATAATAATATTTATCATTGTCTAAAATAGTTCTTTTCATAGTAGCCTCAATTCTCTTCTACAAATTCCGGAATTTCTATATCCGTTATTAAATTTAACTGTCCAAAATCTCTACTTAAATTTATACTATATTCTACACCATCTTTTTCTAAATCAATGGTAATATATGCTTTTTGCAATTGTAAATAAAGACTAGTTACAGAAAAGCTGACAAAGAAATATTTCCTGTCCCACTCTGTATTTAATATACTGTCATAGGTTAATATATCTGATTTTCTTAAATAATCTTCAAGATTAAAAATTTTAAAATAATCCTTTACTTCTTCAAAATTAAAGTTACTTAGCTCTTTTGTAAAAAAATAGTTTTCATCTAGTTCTTTATATTCTACATCATCGGATTTTTCAATTAAGTCCTTAGTAAAATAATAATAACTAGACATATTAAAATAATTTTCATCTGTTGAGACAAATGGTTTTAATGAAATTTTACTCTCTTTGTCCTCAACAACATTATCCTTAGATATTTCTGTTTTTCCATCCTTGAAATAAATATAATCCTGTGATTTTCCACTATCATTTTTATACACACTTCTTAGCAAATACTCCTTAGGAGTATTATCATCAACTCTTATATTATAATAATTCGTATTTTCATAATAACCCAATAGGTTAGAATAATTATCTGTCTCTTCTTCTGGTTTCTCTCTTTTTAGTGCTTTTTTAAAACCGTGGAGAAACTCTTGTCTTTTATTTGTTTTATTTTCAGGTTTATTTTCAACCTTATTTATTAGAATTAAAAATGAATCCTTTTGATTATAATTGGTAACTCCCTTAGTATTACTATCTACTCTATAAAATAAATCAGCTTTATCTAAGCCGGTATTAGGTCTAGTAACTCTTATACCTAATATTAAAATCAAAGCACAAATCACCAATGCTACTGTATATTTTTTCACAGTGCCCCCTTTAATTTCTTAACTAATAAACTGTCTATAATTAAATAATATCATTATATGGTATATTTTTCAGCTTAAAACAAAAAATAACTACTATTAATATCTTTTTAAAATATATTACTAGTAGTTACTATTAAAGTTTAATTTCTTCCTCTCTTAACTCAATGTATTCTCCCGGCTCTAAATCCATAGGTAGTTCAAAATATCCCATCTTTATCCTTTTTAAGTAAATAACTCTATTTCCGACTTCTTCAAACATTCTTTTTACTTGATGAAATTTCCCTTCATATATTGTTAATTCACAAGTTTTTTCTGTTAATACTTTAAACTCTGCTGGTTTTGTAACAATATTTTCAGGCATGAGTTTTATTCCCTTTTTAAATATCTTTTCATAATCATCTTCTATTTTTCTTGCTAATTCAACATAATAGGTTTTTGGTACATTTTTTTTTGGAGATGTTAATTCATGATTAAATTTTCCATCATTACTAAGTAAAAGCAACCCTTCTGTATCAATATCCAGTCTTCCAATTGGAGCTGGCAGGAAACTTTTATGATAATCATCTAATAAATCCAAAACTGTTTCATGATATGAATCCTCTGTTGCAGAAATATAACCTTTAGGCTTATTCATTAATAAATATATAAATTGTCTATATTCAATTGTTTCATCCTTGTATTTTACTATATCTTCTTCAGTATCAACCAGTTTTCCACTATTTTTTTCTATAACATTATTTACCTTAATCAAACCTTTTTTTGCATTTTTTTTAATTTCACTACGGCTACCATAGCCCATATTTGAAATTAATTTATCTAATCTTATTTTCATCTTAACCTCTATTTTAATTTTGAAAATGTCCTTTGTCTTGATAGTCGGTCCAGAAATATCCTGCTTCTAATCCAACGGATTCTCCTATTTCTGCACATCTTTTAAAAAATTCATCATCACCAAATTCATTTCCTTTTTCATTTTTAGCAATATCAAAAGCTTTTCTTCTTGTATGATAACTACTTCTTGTCCAAGTTACAATATTATTGTCGTTTGCTCTGCCTTGCGCATATAAAAAATCCTGTCTTTCTTGAGTTCTATAGGTTTCAATAATTATAACCGGAAGTCCTTCCTGCTGGCAAAGACTTAGAAACTCTTGACATTTTTCACGAGTTTCTTCTTCTAGTTCATTAATATCTTTTATAATTGGATAATCCTCTTCATTATGGGACATATTATTATAATAGCTTAAATCATTGAAAACTCCCCTATTTCTTCCAAATATTATTTTAGCCATAAGAAGCATAATAAATATTATAATAATTCCACCAAAAATATAAGGTCTATATTTTTTCATATAATTCACCTCATATTTAGTATATATTAAAAATCCACCTATTATTCTTGAATTTTATTACAACATTTCAACAAAATATAATATTTATCTAGATTGAATTCTCTTATCTTATTGATTTTTTATACTATACATCAATTTAAACTCTTCAAAAACCACCAATATGTCCTCTGAAAATTTCTCTCCAAGCTTATTTAGCTCACCTATGAAAAATTCCCTATGAACTTTTTTCCAGTAATTTAAAGATTTGTCCCCTTCTCCTTCTTTAAATGCATGTTCTTTTCTAATTTCCTTAAATGGTATTATTTCAACCTTTGTATTTTTTACAATACAAATAGCCTTTCCTTTTGAGTTTAAAATAATACTGTATTCTCCTTCTTTGGGAATTGATTCATTAGTAAATTCATATAGTCTATATAAAGACGAAGTTCCTGTTTTTTCTCCACTTAAAACCAATTCTAAAAGTTTATCTGGGCTAGTTCCAAATGCCCAAGTATCATATTTTTCTCCAATATCCTTATTTAACTTTTTATATTCTTTCCACAATTTTTCAGAAGTCATAATTACCAATCCTATTCCTTTTTCATATTTAATACAAATATTCCAACAACCACTAATATCAATCCTATTACTATATTAATTGTAAATTTCTCACCTGGAATAAAAGTAGCAGAAAGAATAGAACCAAATATTGGTATAAACAACATATATATGGAAACCTCTCCAGCCTTATTGTATTTTAACACTCCATACCATAAGGTAAAGGCTGTTGCAGATAAAAATCCACTATATAAAAGCAGCATTATACCTTTTACATTCCAAACTAAAGTTGATTTCATTCCAAGCTTTCCAAGTAATATCAACAAAATTGAGCCTATTATCATCTGAAAACAAGTTGCAACAACAGCATTGGTGCTATTGCCCTTTGCCCTCATGTAAACATGTCCTATACTACTAAAAAATGCTGCTAAGAATAAAAACCCCTCACCTGTCAGCTTAAAATTAAAATCAAAATCCGAACCTATATTGGTTACTATAATTCCTGTAAATCCTATTATAATTGCTGCTACTTTGTTTTTATTTAGTTTATCATCCTTAAAAACAATTGCTGAAATTAATACAATTAAAAAAGTAGCTGAAGATTGTAAAATTGCTGACTTCATGCCTGAAGTATTTCCAACTCCAATATAGTAAAAAATATACTGTAAGGTTATTTGAAATAAAGCTAAAGTAATTAAAAATTTATAGTTTAACTTTTTGTAATCAATTTTTTTCTTTTACAAATAAGCCTATATATAGGACTACAAATAAACCTGACAGAAAAAATCTTAAACCAGCAAAATATATTTTTGCAAAGTAATCCTCTTGAGGTATTTTAAAAACATCGTAGCTAATTTTTAATGCCGGAAAAGCTGAACCCCATAAAAACATTGCAAATAATATAATTGGAATATAAAATTTTTTCTCTGTAAATAATCTTTTTACTTTCATCTACTACCTTCTTTCTTTTAAAAATTCATCTTTAACTTTTTAATACTTACTTAAATCTTAACCATTAATAAAAAAAGATGGATTTCTTCAATAGTTTGCACTAAATTAAGTTGCATCTTCAAAATATCTTGTATTTTCTTGGTTTTTTAATGAACTCTCTTTTGAACATCCCGTAAGCATAAGTAGCAATATTATACAAATAAATCCATATTTAAATTTCATATAATCCTCCTAAGATTATCTATATTATATTCTAATCGATAAGGAAGAAAACACCAAGAATCCCACTATTTTCTTTCTTGCTTATATTATTTTTCATATTGCTAATCTATACTTTTGTAAATAACAAATATTTACAAAATAAAAAACATCAGACAGCAATAACTATCTGATGTAAACATAAGCTATTTGTTTTTCAAGTTTAAATCACATCTCAAATTGATTTTTTATTTTCTTTCCCATCTCATATTTAATACAAACATTCCAATAACTACCAATATTAAACCTATTATAATATTAATGGTAATTCTTTCTCCCGGTAAAAATAAAGCCGATAATATTGTTCCAAATATTGGAATAAATAATCTATAAACCGATACTTCCCCTGCTTTATTGTATTTTAAAATAGAATACCAAAGTACAAAGGCTGCCGATGATAAAAATCCACTATATATAAATAACAAGATACCTTTTCCTGTCCATATTAAATCTGTAGAAGTTCCAATTCTTCCTACTAATATTAATATTGACGCTCCTATTAACATTTGTCCTGACGTTGCCACAACCGGGTTCATACTCTTTCCGGCAGCTTTTACATAGATTTGACCAATACTTCCAAATAATGTTGCTATTAGTAAAAATCCTTCACCTGTCAATGTAAAATTAAAATCAAAACCTGATGAAATATTTGTAATTATAATTCCTAAAAATCCTATTACTATTGACGCTATTTTATTTTTGTTAATCTTATCATCTTTAAATAGCATTGAAGCAAATAATACTATGAAGAAGGTTGATGCCGATTGAATAATGGCAGACTTCATACCTGAAGTATTTCCAACACCTATATAATAAAAGGTGTATTGAAAGGTAATTTGTATTAATCCAAGTATGGCTAAAAATTTATAGTCTAATTTTTTAAAATTAATCTTTTCCTTTAAAAAAATCTTTCCAAATATTGTTACCATAACACCAGATAAGAAAAATCTTAATCCTGCAAAATATATTTTAGCAAAATAATCCCCCTGCGGTATTCCAAATTCTATATAGCTTAATTTAATAATGGGAAAAGCTGAACCCCATAAAAACATACAGAATAATATTATTGGAATATAAAATTTTTTCTCTTTAAATAATCTATCCATATATATCCTCCAACTAATAATTTTTTATAATTGCTCCATAAATACCATACCCATATTTTCCTACATAGAACTAATATTATTTATTATATTTTAATCCTATTAATCAATATTTTTTGGCTTATTGGTATTTATAAAACAAATTTTGATAATCATTATATCTACTCTATCACTAAACAAATTTATTAAAAAGTGCTGGCATCAAAAAAGATCAAGAAGTTATCCTCTTGATCTTAATATTATATTTTTTTATTAGCTTTTTCTACAGATACTTTAGATCCTTTTATATGCTTGTTGTTAAGTTTCTTAACAACTTTATCAGCTACTTTATTGTCTACATCTACAAATGTAAATTTATCGTAAATATCTATATCTCCAACTTCTTTTGCTGCAATTCCTGCATCATTACATAAAGCCGAAAGTATATGCTTTTGAGATACACCTTTTCTTTTTCCTGTATTAAGGAAGAGTCTTGTAGAATTTTTTAATTTTCTATTTGGTTTTCTTTCTGTTCTTCCATCTTTTCCACGACGATCTCTTCTGTCTCTTCTATCGTCTTTTCTTCCCTTATCTCTGCCAAAGGAAGCTTTTTTATTGTTATCGACACTGTCTATTTCTTGATGTCCTTCTAAGCGATTATCTCTCATATATAGTTTCAATAATGCTGCTGCTATATGATTTGAACTATAATCTTCGCCTTCTAAAAGACCTATAATTTCAATTTGTTTTTCTAAATTTCCACCATCAAGAATTTTTCTAAGCTTTTCTATAATTTTAGATGATTGTTTTGCCTCAATATCCTTTAATGTAGGTAAGGCCCTTCTTTCTATAGAAGTTTTAGTGTACTTTTCAATTTCTCTTAACATACTATAATCTCTGTTTGTTACAAAACTTATAGCTGTACCTTCTCTACCAGCCCTGGCTGTTCTTCCAATTCTATGAACATAATATTCATTGTCCTGTGGCATGTCGTAGTTAACAACTAAGTCTACATCATCAACATCAATGCCTCTTGCTGCTACGTCTGTTGCTACTAAAATATCTATAGTACCTTTTCTGAACTTATTCATTACAACATCTCTTTGTACCTGCTTTAAATCACCATGTAATCCGTCAGCAAAGTAACCTCTACCTTGTAACTCTCCTGTAAGTTCATCTACCATTTTTTTAGTATTACAAAATACTACAGTTAATTTTGGATTATAAATATCTAAGATTCTAGATAATACTTCTATTTTTATATTATTCTTTAATTCATAATAAAATTGAGTTACCTTAGGTACTGTTAATTCCTTATTAACTACTTTTACGATTTTAGGTTCATTTTGAAATTTTTTCGCAAATTTCATAATATTTTTATCCATTGTTGCTGAAAAGAACAATGATTGTCTATGATCAGATACACTACCTAATACTAGTTCTATATCTTCTCTAAATCCCATATCAAACATTTCATCGGCTTCGTCTAATACAAATATATTAACATTGTCCAATTTTAATGTTTTTCTTTTTATATGATCTATCACTCTACCAGGTGTTCCTATAACTACTTGAACTCCCTTTTTTAACGCTCTTAATTGTCTTTCAATTGGTTGCCCACCATATATAGGCAATACTTTCAAATCTTTCTTATATTTCGCTAATTTTGAAATTTCTTCAGATACTTGAATACATAATTCTCTTGTTGGACAAAGTACAATTGCTTGAACTTTATTTAATTTCGAATCAACTTTTTCGACAATAGGAATCCCAAAAGCGGCTGTTTTTCCTGTTCCTGTTTGAGCTTGACCAATTACGTCTTCTCCTTCCATCAAATAAGGTATAGCTTGAGCTTGTATTGGAGAGAATTCTTCAAATCCCATGTCGGAAACAGCTTTCATTACCTCTTTTGATAGGTTAAAATCTTCAATTTTCTTTTCTGTCATTAAGTATTTTTTACCTCTTTCTATTTTTTGTCCTCGTATAATATATCACTAATAATGGCTAAATACAAATGAATATGCATTTTATTTTAAAAAACATAAAAAAAGAAGGTATTTTTACCTTCTAATATAATTCTTTTTTAGAAATCCAAATTTCTTCATCTGGCTTTATACCCAGTACATCAATGTTTCCACCAACTGTTTTTACAACATTTGTAAATCTCATTGTTTTAATTGTAATATCTATGGCAAATCTACAAAAATCTATTGCATCTTGTAGATTAAAAAATTGAAATGGAATATCCAATTGAGGAAAAACAAATTTACTATTACCACTTACTTCTGTTTCGTTAAATAATTTAGAAAAATAAATAGTTTCACCATCCCATGTAGCTCCTGCTATTTCCTTCCCAAAATCCTCTCTTTTACCTGTTGCTAAGTTAAATCTAACTATTTTCCTATTAAACTCCTTATCGTAACCGGCTACATGGAAAGTCGTATCTAAATTATTATTGAATTTATCAAAATACTTAATAATTTTCTCAACAACAATGTCTACATTATCCTCTTCATAAATTTCTTCATTGATTATTTTTTCCACATGTCCGGAAATTGGTTCAGCAACATTGCTTTCAAAGTTCACAATTGCAGCTGTTCCGCAAGTGCTAATTCCTATTCCATTTTTTGTAAGAAATAATTTATTAACATTGTCACTTAGATTTATTCCAACATTGTTTATTATTTCATCATTTTGTCCTTTACTGGTATTATTGTATGTTATACGACTATCTGAGGCCATAACAATACCTTCATTACAGTAAGTTGTTATAATAAATGACATTATTCCTCCTAATTAAAAATTTTACTTGTTGTTATATTCTTTTCTAAGAATCAAAGCCTCTTTAGGATAATCAGTTATAATTGAATCTAAATTTCTTTTAAAACAATAGGTCATATCCTCCTTATTATTCACAGTCCAAGGCCTTATTTTTTTAGTAATAAATTTTATAATTTCATCTTTGCTTTTTAGCTTTTTAATATTGGGATGTAATCCTTCAAAAATATCACTATTTTTAAATCTTATCATATTTCGGCTTTCTAAATCTATATTTTTTATTAGCCAGGCTTTTTTTGACTTTTTGTCAAATCTGTTAATCTTAATAAGGGATTTTATATTAAAACTGGAATATATATAGGAAAAAGATAGTTCTTGAGATTTTAAAAATTTAGCTAATTTTCTTTCAATTCCCCAATATCTTATTTTATCTGTTTTTATTTCAATATTTAAAACTCCCTTAAACTCCATTTCATTTAATAAATTAACAACCTCAGCTAATGTTGGAATTTTTTCGTTTTTATAGATAGGATTAAACCAACTACCGGCGTCTAATTTCTTTATCTCCTTTAAAAACATTTTTTTAATAGCACCGGTGCCATCTGTTGTCCTGTCAACAGTTTCATCATGAATTACTATTAGTTCTTTGTCTTTACTTAAATGTACATCTATTTCTACGCCATCAGATCCAATTTCTACCGCTTCCTTTATTGAAGCCAATGTATTTTCCGGATGAGTTCCTTTACTTCCTCTATGAGCAAATATTAATGTCATATTCTCTCCTATTACCTATTCTTGCGACAATAAATTAAATGATCATCAATTATTCCAATTGCTTGTAAATAAGAGTAAATTATTACCTCACCTACAAAAGTAAAACCTCTCTTTTTTAAATCCTTGCTTATGCTTTTTGAAAGGTCTGAACTTGAAGGAATACTTGTAGTATCAGTCCATTGATTTATAACTTGCTTTCCATTAGTAAAACTCCAAATATATTTATCAAAAGTACCAAATTCCTCCTGCACTTCTAAAAATCTTATTGCATTATTTATTGCCGATTCAATTTTTCTTCTATTTCTTATAATTCCCTTATTCTTTAAAAGTTCTTCCTTCTTCTTAATATCATATTTTGCTACTTTACTAGGCTCAAAATTATCAAAAGCCTTCTTATATTCATTTCTTTTCTTCAAAATAATTGACCAACTAAGTCCAGCTTGAGCACCTTCTAGTATTAACATTTCAAAAAGATACCTATCATCATGATTGGGAATACCCCATTCATTATCGTGGTATTCCCTTTCAATTTTAGAATTTTCTGCCCAATCACATATTCGATTTTCTTTTGACATTATTTTTTCTTTCCAAATGTATAAAATTCATCTACTAAGGGCTTCATATCCTCATCAGTAACAACATAGCTTATTCCTACTTTGTGCTCTGTTAATTCAATTAACTCTCTAGCCTTTTCTTTACCAAATGCACCGCATAGTTCAAAATCTTCTACACCTTCCTCAACAAATTTTAAAACATATTCTTTAGCCTCATTAAAATCTCTTACAGTTTGTACAATAGTTTTAAAATTTTTACTTCCAAACTCTATTCTATCTGTTTCCGGATTATAAATTTTCCCCATTATTAGTGTAACGGATTTTTTCATTCTATACCTCTCTTTCAAAACCATCTTTTTGAAATTAAACTTTCTTAAATTAGTTATAAAAATATTAATACAATTTTAATAACCTTCAACTTATATTACTTATACCCTTATCTACTATAAAATTTTTTTACTTTAAATAATTATGGTATACTCCTATAATAAGATTTATTCACTAAATTTATTATTAACAAGGAGTAAATATGCAATTTATTAAATTAATTTATAGCTATTTTGTATTAATAAATATATTAACATTTGTTTTTTATGGAGTAGATAAATATAAAGCTACTAAAAACCAATACAGAATATCTGAATTTTTCCTTCTATTATTAGTAGTAATTGGAGGTTTTTTAGGCAGTGCTTTTGGAATGCTCTTATTTAAACATAAACTATCTAAAAAGAAATTTATTATAACTATAATTATAGCTACAATATTCTATATATTATTAATTGGT
It encodes:
- a CDS encoding pseudouridine synthase; the encoded protein is MKIRLDKLISNMGYGSRSEIKKNAKKGLIKVNNVIEKNSGKLVDTEEDIVKYKDETIEYRQFIYLLMNKPKGYISATEDSYHETVLDLLDDYHKSFLPAPIGRLDIDTEGLLLLSNDGKFNHELTSPKKNVPKTYYVELARKIEDDYEKIFKKGIKLMPENIVTKPAEFKVLTEKTCELTIYEGKFHQVKRMFEEVGNRVIYLKRIKMGYFELPMDLEPGEYIELREEEIKL
- a CDS encoding M15 family metallopeptidase, which produces MKKYRPYIFGGIIIIFIMLLMAKIIFGRNRGVFNDLSYYNNMSHNEEDYPIIKDINELEEETREKCQEFLSLCQQEGLPVIIIETYRTQERQDFLYAQGRANDNNIVTWTRSSYHTRRKAFDIAKNEKGNEFGDDEFFKRCAEIGESVGLEAGYFWTDYQDKGHFQN
- a CDS encoding ASCH domain-containing protein produces the protein MTSEKLWKEYKKLNKDIGEKYDTWAFGTSPDKLLELVLSGEKTGTSSLYRLYEFTNESIPKEGEYSIILNSKGKAICIVKNTKVEIIPFKEIRKEHAFKEGEGDKSLNYWKKVHREFFIGELNKLGEKFSEDILVVFEEFKLMYSIKNQ
- a CDS encoding DMT family transporter, with product MDYKKLNYKFLITLALFQITLQYIFYYIGVGNTSGMKSAILQSSATFLIVLISAIVFKDDKLNKNKVAAIIIGFTGIIVTNIGSDFDFNFKLTGEGFLFLAAFFSSIGHVYMRAKGNSTNAVVATCFQMIIGSILLILLGKLGMKSTLVWNVKGIMLLLYSGFLSATAFTLWYGVLKYNKAGEVSIYMLFIPIFGSILSATFIPGEKFTINIVIGLILVVVGIFVLNMKKE
- a CDS encoding DMT family transporter codes for the protein MDRLFKEKKFYIPIILFCMFLWGSAFPIIKLSYIEFGIPQGDYFAKIYFAGLRFFLSGVMVTIFGKIFLKEKINFKKLDYKFLAILGLIQITFQYTFYYIGVGNTSGMKSAIIQSASTFFIVLFASMLFKDDKINKNKIASIVIGFLGIIITNISSGFDFNFTLTGEGFLLIATLFGSIGQIYVKAAGKSMNPVVATSGQMLIGASILILVGRIGTSTDLIWTGKGILLFIYSGFLSSAAFVLWYSILKYNKAGEVSVYRLFIPIFGTILSALFLPGERITINIIIGLILVVIGMFVLNMRWERK
- a CDS encoding DEAD/DEAH box helicase → MTEKKIEDFNLSKEVMKAVSDMGFEEFSPIQAQAIPYLMEGEDVIGQAQTGTGKTAAFGIPIVEKVDSKLNKVQAIVLCPTRELCIQVSEEISKLAKYKKDLKVLPIYGGQPIERQLRALKKGVQVVIGTPGRVIDHIKRKTLKLDNVNIFVLDEADEMFDMGFREDIELVLGSVSDHRQSLFFSATMDKNIMKFAKKFQNEPKIVKVVNKELTVPKVTQFYYELKNNIKIEVLSRILDIYNPKLTVVFCNTKKMVDELTGELQGRGYFADGLHGDLKQVQRDVVMNKFRKGTIDILVATDVAARGIDVDDVDLVVNYDMPQDNEYYVHRIGRTARAGREGTAISFVTNRDYSMLREIEKYTKTSIERRALPTLKDIEAKQSSKIIEKLRKILDGGNLEKQIEIIGLLEGEDYSSNHIAAALLKLYMRDNRLEGHQEIDSVDNNKKASFGRDKGRKDDRRDRRDRRGKDGRTERKPNRKLKNSTRLFLNTGKRKGVSQKHILSALCNDAGIAAKEVGDIDIYDKFTFVDVDNKVADKVVKKLNNKHIKGSKVSVEKANKKI
- a CDS encoding glycerophosphodiester phosphodiesterase, encoding MTLIFAHRGSKGTHPENTLASIKEAVEIGSDGVEIDVHLSKDKELIVIHDETVDRTTDGTGAIKKMFLKEIKKLDAGSWFNPIYKNEKIPTLAEVVNLLNEMEFKGVLNIEIKTDKIRYWGIERKLAKFLKSQELSFSYIYSSFNIKSLIKINRFDKKSKKAWLIKNIDLESRNMIRFKNSDIFEGLHPNIKKLKSKDEIIKFITKKIRPWTVNNKEDMTYCFKRNLDSIITDYPKEALILRKEYNNK
- a CDS encoding DNA-3-methyladenine glycosylase I; protein product: MSKENRICDWAENSKIEREYHDNEWGIPNHDDRYLFEMLILEGAQAGLSWSIILKKRNEYKKAFDNFEPSKVAKYDIKKKEELLKNKGIIRNRRKIESAINNAIRFLEVQEEFGTFDKYIWSFTNGKQVINQWTDTTSIPSSSDLSKSISKDLKKRGFTFVGEVIIYSYLQAIGIIDDHLIYCRKNR
- a CDS encoding DUF6506 family protein; its protein translation is MKKSVTLIMGKIYNPETDRIEFGSKNFKTIVQTVRDFNEAKEYVLKFVEEGVEDFELCGAFGKEKARELIELTEHKVGISYVVTDEDMKPLVDEFYTFGKKK
- a CDS encoding DUF1294 domain-containing protein, with the translated sequence MQFIKLIYSYFVLINILTFVFYGVDKYKATKNQYRISEFFLLLLVVIGGFLGSAFGMLLFKHKLSKKKFIITIIIATIFYILLIGAYVFNLKPF